From a single Budorcas taxicolor isolate Tak-1 chromosome X, Takin1.1, whole genome shotgun sequence genomic region:
- the LOC128070526 gene encoding doublesex- and mab-3-related transcription factor C2-like: MDPNEMPAMPCSLPDSTTGLETRAPCGIELGPRRSIDHCARCHNHGITDQIKDEEHLCLFQACECDKCVPFSEHYSILPAERDLKVEQGPYVRRRPTRGRIRSGTTSPRAHSRAKKLGARARVPNDLPRRSAARSSLGLFVSVLDSSTLEEATNNFSFEEVIQIPCPAQQAPEASNQASVSASSEWQRKLEAAEALLALRESS, from the exons ATGGATCCCAATGAAATGCCTGCTATGCCCTGCTCCCTCCCCGACTCCACCACTGGACTTGAGACCAGAGCCCCATGTGGGATTGAACTTGGCCCCAGAAGATCTATAGATCACTGTGCCCGCTGCCACAACCACGGCATCACTGACCAAATCAAGGACGAGGAGCACCTCTGCCTCTTCCAGGCCTGCGAGTGTGACAAGTGTGTTCCCTTCTC GGAACACTACAGCATCTTGCCTGCTGAACGTGACTTGAAGGTGGAGCAGGGGCCATACGTAAGGAGGCGCCCGACTCGAGGACGGATAAGGAGCGGGACTACCTCTCCCAGAGCTCACAGCCGTGCCAAGAAGTTGGGCGCTCGAGCAAGAGTCCCCA ACGATCTTCCAAGGCGCTCTGCTGCTCGGTCAAGTCTTGGACTCTTTGTCTCTGTCCTGGACTCCAGCACCCTTGAAGAAGCAACTAACAATTTCTCTTTTGAGGAAGTCATACAgatcccctgccctgcccagcag GCTCCCGAAGCTTCCAACCAGGCCTCGGTTTCTGCCTCCTCAGAGTGGCAGCGAAAACTGGAAGCAGCCGAGGCTCTGCTGGCTCTGAGAGAATCTTCCTAG
- the LOC128069370 gene encoding doublesex- and mab-3-related transcription factor C2-like: MDPNEMPAMPCSLPDSTTGLETRAPCGIELGPRRSIDHCARCHNHGITDQIKDEEHLCLFQACECDKCVPFSEHYSILPAERDLKVEQGPYVRRRPTRGRIRSGTTSPRAHSRAKKLGARARVPNDLPRHSAARSSLGLFVSVLDSSTLEEATNNFSFEEVIQIPCPAQQAPEASNQASVSASSEWQRKLEAAEALLALRESS; this comes from the exons ATGGATCCCAATGAAATGCCTGCTATGCCCTGCTCCCTCCCCGACTCCACCACTGGACTTGAGACCAGAGCCCCATGTGGGATTGAACTTGGCCCCAGAAGATCTATAGATCACTGTGCCCGCTGCCACAACCACGGCATCACTGACCAAATCAAGGACGAGGAGCACCTCTGCCTCTTCCAGGCCTGCGAGTGTGACAAGTGTGTTCCCTTCTC GGAACACTACAGCATCTTGCCTGCTGAACGTGACTTGAAGGTGGAGCAGGGGCCATACGTAAGGAGGCGCCCGACTCGAGGACGGATAAGGAGCGGGACTACCTCTCCCAGAGCTCACAGCCGTGCCAAGAAGTTGGGCGCTCGAGCAAGAGTCCCCA ACGATCTTCCAAGGCACTCTGCTGCTCGGTCAAGTCTTGGACTCTTTGTCTCTGTCCTGGACTCCAGCACCCTTGAAGAAGCAACTAACAATTTCTCTTTTGAGGAAGTCATACAgatcccctgccctgcccagcag GCTCCCGAAGCTTCCAACCAGGCCTCGGTTTCTGCCTCCTCAGAGTGGCAGCGAAAACTGGAAGCAGCCGAGGCTCTGCTGGCTCTGAGAGAATCTTCCTAG